GTCGCCACCACGTTGATGCCCGCCTCGAGGATCCGCACCAATTCGTCGACGTCGATCCACATCGGGTTGTAGACCACCACATCGGGTGCGAGGGAAAGCAACTCGGCGACGTCGTTCGTCGCCGCGACCCCGAGCGGCTCGATGCCGGCGAGCTCGCCGGCATCTCTGCCGACCTTGTCGCTCGACCAGGCGTAACACCCGACGAGCTCGTAGGTGGGATTGGCCGCGATGGCGGCAACCGAGCTGCGGCCGACATTGCCGGTGGTCCATTGCACGACGCGGTACACCGATTGATCGGACATGCGTACGTCCTTTGCTGCGAATGGTTCTCGTCCCGGGTGGAGAGAGATCAGATCTTCGTGTACACGGTCTTGGTCTGCAGATAGGCCTCGATACCCTCACGGCCGAACTCGTGTCCCCACCCGGACTGCTTGTATCCGCCGAACGGCATCGAATGGTCGTACACCATCTGGCAGTTGAGGGTGACCGTGCCCGCCTGCAGGCGCTTGGCCAGGCCGTGCGCGCGGCTCACGTCATTCGTCCACGCGGTGGCCGCGAGTCCATAGGAGGAGTTGTTGGCCAAGGCGATCACCTCATCGTCGTCGTCGAAGGGCAACACCGCGACGACCGGTCCGAAGATCTCACGCTGATACAGGTTCATCGCCGGGTCGACGTCGGTGACCACGGTCGGGTGCACGAAGTACCCCCGGCGATCCAGCCGGTGCCCGCCGGTCACCACCTCGACGCCGTCCTTGCGGCCCTCGTCGATGAAACCCATGACACGGTTGAGCTGTTTCTCACTGATCAAGGGGCCGATGTGGACGTTCTCCTCCTTCGGCCCGCCGAGCTGGAGACCGTTCGCCACACCCGCGATACCCTCGACGACCTGCTCGTAGACCCCGCGTTGCACAAAGATCCGCGATCCGCAGATACAGCCCTGCCCCGAGTGGATGAAGATGCCCATCGATGCCATCAGGATCGCCTGATCGAGATCGGCATCGTCGTAGATCAGCACCGGCGACTTGCCGCCGAGTTCGAGCGTGACGCGCTTGAGGTTCCCGGCCGCTGCGGCCACGATCTGCTTGCCGACCTCGGTGGAGCCGGTGAACGCGATCTTGTCGACATCCGGGTGCTCGGTCAGAGCCTTGCCGGCCGTGTGTCCATATCCCTGAACGAGATTGACGACACCTTCCGGTACCCCCGCCTCGTCGAGGAGTTTGTGCAACAGCACCGCGGACAACGGGGTCTCCTCGGCGGGCTTCACCACGCAGCTGCATCCGGCCGCCAGTGCCGGTGCCAGTTTGGTCGCCCAGTTGAAGACCGGACCATTCCACGGGAAGATCAGGCCGACAACGCCGTACGGTTCCCGAAGTGTGTAACCGTGTGCGTTGGAGAACAGTTGGGCAACACCACCGGTCATCTGGATGTCGTGCGCGATACCGCTGATCTTCGTGCACCATCCGGCGTAGTACCGGAACATCTCCGCGGCGGTGCCCATGATCGCCTGAGCCTGGTCGACCGGCATCCCGGTGTTGAACGAGTCCAGCTCTGCCAGGTCGGCCGCGCGGTCATCGATCAGGTCGGCGACACGCCACAGGATCTTCGCCCGTTCGCTGGGCGGTTTACCCTGCCACACACCCGACTCGAATGATTCCCTCGCGCGGGCGACGGCCTCGTCAACAGCCTTGGCCCCGCCGTCGGTGAACTCGGCGATCTGTTCCTCGGTGACCGGATCGATCACCGGGATGACGTCACCGTATCCCGGAAACGCACCCAGATCGTCGACGATGCTCTGTACGACCATGCTCACTACCTCACTTGACTCGGCTGAACTCGCGACTACACCACGAGCGATTCGTGTTCTGACCAGTACTGCTCACGCAGCCTGCGTTTGTAGAGTTTTCCGTTGGGGTCCCGGGGCAGCTGATCGACGAAAGTCACTGCGCGCGGACACTTGTAGCCCGCGAGTCGAGAACGAACGTGCGTCACGAGCTCCACTGCGAGTTGGTCGTCTGCATCCACCCCGTCGACCGGTTGCACGACCGCCAGGACCGATTCGCCAATCTCGTCATCGGGCACTCCGATGACCGCGACATCGGCCGCGGCCGGGTGCACGGCGAGCACATCCTCCGCCTCCTGCGGATAGATGTTCACACCGCCGGAGATGATCATGTGTGCCGCACGGTCGGTCAGGTAGAGATACCCGTCCTCGTCGATCCGTCCGATGTCGCCGAGCGTCCGCCACCCCTTGTCGTTGGTCGCCGCCGCGGTCTTCTCGGGATCGTTGTGATACTCGAACGGCCGCCCACCCTCGAAGTAGATCTGACCGATCTCCCCTTGCGCGAGCTCCGAACCGTCCGGGCCGACGACGTGACACGTCTCCATCGGCCTCCCCACCGATCCGCGGTGGGACAACCACTCCTGGGCCGTGATGAAAGTCGTGCCCACATCCTCGGTGCCGGAGTAGTACTCGCTGATAATCGGCCCCCACCACTCGATCATCTGTTCTTTCACGCCGACCGGACACGGCGCCGCGGAGTGGATGACGGTACGCAGACTCGACAGGTCGTGGCGCGCCCGTTCGTGCTCGGGCAGCCGGAGGAATCGCGTGAACATGGTCGGGACGAACTGCCCGGTGGTGACGCGATGGCGATCGATGAGCTCGAGTCCCTGCGCGGCATCGAAGCGCTCCATCACCACGACGGTGGCGCCCAGCCGCTGCCACGACATCGAGAAGATCAGCGGCGCACCGTGATAGAGCGGAGCCGGGCACAGGTAGACCGCGTCATCCGTGTCACCCGTCATGGCCAGTCCGGCCGCGATCTGCACGGTCGCCGCGGCCGGATCCCCCAGGGGTGTCAGCGGGATCGGCTTCCGAACCCCCTTCGGCCGCCCGGTGGTACCGGACGAGTAGAGCATCTCCCGGCCCTCGCGCTCACCGTCGAGTGGTGTCGGCGACGTGTCGAGTAGAAGCTGCGGGTAGGAATCGAATCCCTCGACCTCTCCCATGGCAGCTATCCGCGTGGGAATCCGGCTCAGATCGAGCGCGCCGAGGACATCGGACATCGACTCGCTGGACACAATCGCCACCGCGCCACTGTCATCCAGGATGTACTGGACCTCGGGTGCCGTGAGATGTCGGTTGATGGCGGTGTAGTACAAACCGCTGCGTTGCGCCGCCCACGTCACCTCGAGGTAGGCGCGGTTGTTCTCCATGAGGATCGCGACCACATCACCCGCACGTATTCCCCTGTCGCGCAATGCCCGGGCGAGCTGCCGCGATCGCACCTCGAGGTCGCGGAACATCACGGTCTCGCCGTCCGACGCCATGACGATCGCCGGCTTCGTCGGAGTGCGCAACGCGTGCCCGGCGAGGGTCATGGGTGCTGCGTTCACGATCGACACCCCCACCGGAAGAACGGACTTCTGTTGAAGAAAGAATGCCATTCCACCGGTCGATCGACAAGCATTTTGCGAAAAATTCCTGAGCGACTGCTCAGCACCGTCTGATGCACTCCAGAACAGGACGACGGAGGAGGTCGATCCCGGTCGGTCGATCAGCGTGATTTCACCCGACGAGCCGAAGGCATGCCGCGACGATTCGCGAGACGTCCTCCGACGTCGGCGACTCCTTCCGCCACAGAAGGTCCGACAACGCACCCACGGTGGCGCCGGAGATCAGTCGCGCGTCGAAGACCGGGTCCCGGCTGCCGAGCTCACCCAGGGGTTCGTGCAGCAGCTCGGCGAGTCGCGCGTTGACCGAGGGCGGCGACGCCATCGCCTCCCGGCTCACGTTTCCGACGTTCCACAGCACTGCGCGCGTCGTCGCCGCGGAATCCACCTGCGCCTGGGACAACACGCCGCCCACCCACCGCTCGAACCGTGCGCGGGCGGTCGCCTCCTTTCCCATCTGGTGGGCGAGGTAGCTGCAGAGGCGATCGGTGCCGTCCTCGAGGATCGCCGCGATCAGGTCGTCCTTGGACCGGAAGTGTCGATAGAAGGCATCGTTCGATAGTCCGGCCGCGGTGACGATGTCGGCCACGCGTGGACGAGACCCGGACCCCGAGCCGGCCATCACGAGGCGCCCGGCATCGATGAGCCGGCGGACCTCGTCCGCGTATCCCGACTCACGCTTGGCGATCGACCGCGCCGCTATCCGGCGCGCCACCTCCGATCCGTTCGACATGCCCCACCGGCCTTCCACTTGTTCTGCGATTTCAGAATTGCATTCTGTGCTGAGAGAACTATATTCTCATTCAAGAGAGGGGATCAACATGGCATGGGATTTCGAAACCGATCCGCAGTATCAGGAGCAACTCGACTGGGCGGACGAGTTCGTCCGGAGCGAGGTGGAACCGCTCGACCTCATCTGGCCGCACGAGCAGTTCACCCCGCTGGACGGCACTCGCCGAAAGGCGGTCGAGCCGCTGAAAGAGCAAGTACGTCAACGAGGCCTGTGGGCCACCCATCTGGGTCCGGAACTCGGCGGCCAGGGCCACGGCCAGCTCAAGCTGGCGCTGCTCAACGAGATCCTCGGGCGGTCGTCGTGGGCGCCCGTGGTCTTCGGCTGCCAGGCGCCCGACACCGGCAACGCCGAGATCATCGCGCACTTCGGTACCGCCACGCAGAAGGAGCGTTACCTACGTCCGCTGCTGGACGGCGAGATCTTCTCGTCGTACTCGATGACCGAACCGCAGGCAGGCGCGGACCCGAGCAGGTTCGAGACCCGCGCAACCCGCGACGGCGACGGCTGGGTCGTCAACGGCTGGAAGTACTTCTCGTCCAACGCGGCAACGTCGTCGTTCCTGATCGTGATGGCGGTCACCGACCCGGATGTCAGCGTCTACAAAGGCATGTCGATGTTCTTGGTCCCGTCGGACACGCCCGGGATCGAGATCGTTCGCAATGTCGGCTTGTACGGCGAGCCGATGAACGGCGGGTCGCATGCGCTGATCCGGTACCACGATGTCCGTGTTCCGGACGATGACCTCCTCGGCGGCGCAGGCCAGGCGTTCGCGATCGCGCAGACCCGCCTCGGCGGCGGCCGGATCCACCACGCGATGCGCACGATCGGACTGGCACAGAAGGCGCTGGACATGATGTGCGAGCGGGCACTGAGCCGGGTCACTGCCGGAAGTGCGCTGTCGGACAAACAATTCGTGCAGGGCTACATCGCCGATTCGTACGCACAGCTCACACAGTTCCGGCTCCTCGTGCTCTACACCGCGTGGGAGATCGACAAGTACCAGGACTACCAGCGGGTGCGCAAGGACATCGCCACGGTGAAGGTCGTGATGCCCACCGTGCTCCACGACATCGCCTGGCGGGCGATGCAGGTCCACGGCGCGCTCGGTGTCACCAACGAGATGCCGTTCCTCACGATGATCCACGGCGCCGGGGTGATGGGGTTGGCCGACGGACCCACCGAAGTCCACAAGATGACCGTCGCCAAGCAGGTCCTCCGCGACCACACCCCCACCGACGACATGTGGCCGACCCAATGGATTCCTCGGCTGGCGGCCGACGCCCGAGAAAAGTACGCCGAGTTCCTCGAACACGAAGTAGGTAACCGATGATCGACATCGAACGACTCGCCGACTGGATGGACGGAACGGGTCTACCCGGAAAGGGCGAACCCATCGAGGCCAGGTTCCTGTCCGGTGGAACGCAGAACGAGATCTACGAGATCAGCCGTGGGGAGGAACGCTGCGTCATCCGCATCCCCCCGGCGGCCGCACCCGCAGACCGGGACAAGGGCATCCTGCGTGAGTGGCGCATCATCGAAGCGCTCGACGGCACCGACGTCCCGCACACCTCCGCGATCGCGGCCTGCGATGACACCTCCGTGCTTGGCCGAGCCTTCTACCTGATGGGTTTCGTCGACGGCTGGTCGCCGATGGACCACAAGAGGTGGACGGCCCCCTTCACCGAGGATCTGAGCCTGCGTCCCCAACTCGGCTACCAACTCGCGGAGGGTATCGCCCTGCTGTCCAAGGTGGACTGGCGCGCAAAGGGACTCGAGGACCTGGGCCGACCCGAGGGATTCCACGAGCGCCAGGTGGGTCGATGGACCTCGTTCTTCGAAGGCATCAAGGGTCGTGAGCTCGACGGCATGGACACCGCCACCCGATGGCTACAGGAGAATCGTCCGATCGACTACATCCCGGGCCTCATGCACGGCGACTACCAGTTCGCCAATGTGATGTTTCGTGACGGTGCGCCGGCACGAATGGCCGCCATCGTGGACTGGGAGATGGGTACCGTCGGCGATCCGAAGCTCGATCTCGCGTGGATGTTGCAGGGCTGGCCAGAGGACACAGCCGCCGAATCCGCCTCGACGGCCAGCTATGTCGACCTCCGCGGGATGCCGTCGCGGAACCAGATGATGCAGCACTACGCGGATGTGTCCGGCCGCCAGGTCGACGATCTCGACTATTACCTGGTGTTGGCGAAATGGAAATTGGCGATCGTCTTGGAACGCGGATACCAGCGGGCCGGGGACGACCACAAGCTGCAGGCATTCGGGTCCATCGTGCCCGACTTGATGCGGTCGGCCGCCGACCTCGCCGAGTCGACGGATTACCGCTCATGACCACGGTGACGGACGAACTGATCTGTGCACGCCATGGCGACGTCGTGGTGTTGACGCTCAACCGACCCGATGCGCGCAACGCCCTGACCGGCAGTCTGATCCGAGCGATCGGCGACGCGCTGGTGTCAGCAGAGAGCGATCCGGGCACCCGGGCCATCGTGCTGACCGCCAGTGGCGATCGGGCGTTCTGCGCGGGCATGGACCTGCGGGCCTTCGCCGACGGCGGCGACATCGGCAGCGGATCGGATCCGGCCACCGAGGCGTACTACCGACTCACCCGGGGAGAGACGCCGATCCCGGTGATCGCTGCGGTGAACGGTGCGGCCATCGGCGGCGGCCTGGAATTGCTGCTCGGGTGCGACCTCATCGTTGCGTGCACACGCGCACGATTCGGGCTGCCGGAGGCCAAGCGTGGCCTGTTTCCTGGAGGAGGCGGCACCAATATCGGTACCCGAATCCCACTCAGTGCCGCCCTGGAGATGACCATGACCGGTGAATTCATCAGTGCACAAAGGGGTTTCGATCTCGGCCTGGTGAACGCGGTGGTTGATGCCGAGGATCTCGTCGCGACGGCCCTCGACTACGCGCGCCGAGTGGGTGCGTGCGCACCGCTGAGCCTGGCGGCGTGCAAGCAACTGGTCCGGCTCGCGGTCACCGACCCGACGAAGGTCGCCGAGCAGCTGCCCAAGTGGCAGTCGGTGGTCTTCACCAGCCAGGACGCCATCGAAGGCGCGACGGCTTTCGTGGAGAAGCGCGAACCGCAGTGGAAGGGTCGGTGAGGTGGGCATCCGCGCCGTCGTCTGTGAGCGCCATGGCACACCTGAGTCTGTGTCGATCGGCGAGATCCCTTCGCGCCCGCTCGAGGAGGGTACCGCGCGGATCAGTGTCGAGTATGCGGCAGTGAACTTTCCGGACGTGTTGGTCGTCGCCGACGACTACCAGGTCAGCGTCCCGACCCCGTTCGTGCCGGGCAGCGAGTTCGCCGGAGTGATCACCGAGATCTCTCTTCCCGGAGACGGATTCGCGATCGGCGACCGAGTCATGGGTACGGGTCTGTACGGCGCCTTCGCGGAGGAGGTGGTGATACCGACTCGGTCGTTGAGCCGGATTCCGGATGGTGTCACGATGCGCCTCGCCGCGGCGGCGGGTGTCGCGTATCGCACGGCGTATCACTCACTGCGATCGGTTGCCCGGGTTCGGCAGGGTGATCCCGTCGTCGTTCTCGGAGCCGGCGGGGGTGTCGGGCTCGCAGCGGTCGCACTCGCGGCCGCCCTGGGCGCAGAAGTCGTGGCCGTCGCATCCTCTCCGGAAAAGTTGGACGCCGCAAGGGAACACGGCGCGCGGTGGCTCGTCAACCATCGTGACGTCGAGCTGCGGACCGCCCTCAAGGATGCCCTCACCGCGGGTGCGGCAGCGGTCATCGACCCGGTGGGCGGGAAACTGTCGGAACCTGCACTGCGCTCCCTGCGCCGCGGCGGCCGCTTCGTGACCGTCGGATTCGCCTCGGGAGAGATCCCACGCATCCCCCTGAATCTGGTTTTGGTCAAGGGAATCCAGATCCTCGGCTTTCAGTTCGGCGACATCGCACCCGACGAGTTCGCCCGCAACGAGCAGGAGCTGCGGGCACTCCTCACCGACGGTCGGGTCGTGCCCCATGTGGGGGCGGAGTTCCCCCTCGAGGAGGTCCCCCAGGCCTTGCGCGCCGTCGCCGACGGTCAGGCGATCGGCAAGATTCTCATCCGCGTGGATGGTGCAACAAGCCATCCGCTGATCGAGTAGGCGCCGAGCCGCCAGGCGAGGCACCGTATCGAGATCACCGGGCACGCCAGAGGTCTCGATACGCGACCAACGGGCGGGGCGACAAACCCCGCTGATCGAGTAGGTACCGAGCCGCCAGGCGAGGCACCGTATCGAGATCACCGGGCACGCCACAGGTCTCGATACGCGACCAACGGGCGGGGCGACAAACCCCGCTGATCGAGTAGGTACCGAGCCGCCAGGCGAGGCACCGTATCGAGATCACCGGGCACGCCACAGGTCTCGATACGCGACCAACGGGCGGGGCGACAACCCCGCTGATCGAGTAGGTACCGAGCCGCCAGGCGAGGCACCGTATCGAGATCACCGGGCACGCCAGAGGTCTCGATACGCGACCGGCGCGG
This sequence is a window from Gordonia insulae. Protein-coding genes within it:
- a CDS encoding aldehyde dehydrogenase family protein → MVVQSIVDDLGAFPGYGDVIPVIDPVTEEQIAEFTDGGAKAVDEAVARARESFESGVWQGKPPSERAKILWRVADLIDDRAADLAELDSFNTGMPVDQAQAIMGTAAEMFRYYAGWCTKISGIAHDIQMTGGVAQLFSNAHGYTLREPYGVVGLIFPWNGPVFNWATKLAPALAAGCSCVVKPAEETPLSAVLLHKLLDEAGVPEGVVNLVQGYGHTAGKALTEHPDVDKIAFTGSTEVGKQIVAAAAGNLKRVTLELGGKSPVLIYDDADLDQAILMASMGIFIHSGQGCICGSRIFVQRGVYEQVVEGIAGVANGLQLGGPKEENVHIGPLISEKQLNRVMGFIDEGRKDGVEVVTGGHRLDRRGYFVHPTVVTDVDPAMNLYQREIFGPVVAVLPFDDDDEVIALANNSSYGLAATAWTNDVSRAHGLAKRLQAGTVTLNCQMVYDHSMPFGGYKQSGWGHEFGREGIEAYLQTKTVYTKI
- a CDS encoding acyl-CoA synthetase gives rise to the protein MTLAGHALRTPTKPAIVMASDGETVMFRDLEVRSRQLARALRDRGIRAGDVVAILMENNRAYLEVTWAAQRSGLYYTAINRHLTAPEVQYILDDSGAVAIVSSESMSDVLGALDLSRIPTRIAAMGEVEGFDSYPQLLLDTSPTPLDGEREGREMLYSSGTTGRPKGVRKPIPLTPLGDPAAATVQIAAGLAMTGDTDDAVYLCPAPLYHGAPLIFSMSWQRLGATVVVMERFDAAQGLELIDRHRVTTGQFVPTMFTRFLRLPEHERARHDLSSLRTVIHSAAPCPVGVKEQMIEWWGPIISEYYSGTEDVGTTFITAQEWLSHRGSVGRPMETCHVVGPDGSELAQGEIGQIYFEGGRPFEYHNDPEKTAAATNDKGWRTLGDIGRIDEDGYLYLTDRAAHMIISGGVNIYPQEAEDVLAVHPAAADVAVIGVPDDEIGESVLAVVQPVDGVDADDQLAVELVTHVRSRLAGYKCPRAVTFVDQLPRDPNGKLYKRRLREQYWSEHESLVV
- a CDS encoding TetR/AcrR family transcriptional regulator translates to MSNGSEVARRIAARSIAKRESGYADEVRRLIDAGRLVMAGSGSGSRPRVADIVTAAGLSNDAFYRHFRSKDDLIAAILEDGTDRLCSYLAHQMGKEATARARFERWVGGVLSQAQVDSAATTRAVLWNVGNVSREAMASPPSVNARLAELLHEPLGELGSRDPVFDARLISGATVGALSDLLWRKESPTSEDVSRIVAACLRLVG
- a CDS encoding acyl-CoA dehydrogenase family protein, translating into MAWDFETDPQYQEQLDWADEFVRSEVEPLDLIWPHEQFTPLDGTRRKAVEPLKEQVRQRGLWATHLGPELGGQGHGQLKLALLNEILGRSSWAPVVFGCQAPDTGNAEIIAHFGTATQKERYLRPLLDGEIFSSYSMTEPQAGADPSRFETRATRDGDGWVVNGWKYFSSNAATSSFLIVMAVTDPDVSVYKGMSMFLVPSDTPGIEIVRNVGLYGEPMNGGSHALIRYHDVRVPDDDLLGGAGQAFAIAQTRLGGGRIHHAMRTIGLAQKALDMMCERALSRVTAGSALSDKQFVQGYIADSYAQLTQFRLLVLYTAWEIDKYQDYQRVRKDIATVKVVMPTVLHDIAWRAMQVHGALGVTNEMPFLTMIHGAGVMGLADGPTEVHKMTVAKQVLRDHTPTDDMWPTQWIPRLAADAREKYAEFLEHEVGNR
- a CDS encoding phosphotransferase family protein — protein: MIDIERLADWMDGTGLPGKGEPIEARFLSGGTQNEIYEISRGEERCVIRIPPAAAPADRDKGILREWRIIEALDGTDVPHTSAIAACDDTSVLGRAFYLMGFVDGWSPMDHKRWTAPFTEDLSLRPQLGYQLAEGIALLSKVDWRAKGLEDLGRPEGFHERQVGRWTSFFEGIKGRELDGMDTATRWLQENRPIDYIPGLMHGDYQFANVMFRDGAPARMAAIVDWEMGTVGDPKLDLAWMLQGWPEDTAAESASTASYVDLRGMPSRNQMMQHYADVSGRQVDDLDYYLVLAKWKLAIVLERGYQRAGDDHKLQAFGSIVPDLMRSAADLAESTDYRS
- a CDS encoding enoyl-CoA hydratase/isomerase family protein, with protein sequence MTTVTDELICARHGDVVVLTLNRPDARNALTGSLIRAIGDALVSAESDPGTRAIVLTASGDRAFCAGMDLRAFADGGDIGSGSDPATEAYYRLTRGETPIPVIAAVNGAAIGGGLELLLGCDLIVACTRARFGLPEAKRGLFPGGGGTNIGTRIPLSAALEMTMTGEFISAQRGFDLGLVNAVVDAEDLVATALDYARRVGACAPLSLAACKQLVRLAVTDPTKVAEQLPKWQSVVFTSQDAIEGATAFVEKREPQWKGR
- a CDS encoding NADPH:quinone oxidoreductase family protein; this encodes MRAVVCERHGTPESVSIGEIPSRPLEEGTARISVEYAAVNFPDVLVVADDYQVSVPTPFVPGSEFAGVITEISLPGDGFAIGDRVMGTGLYGAFAEEVVIPTRSLSRIPDGVTMRLAAAAGVAYRTAYHSLRSVARVRQGDPVVVLGAGGGVGLAAVALAAALGAEVVAVASSPEKLDAAREHGARWLVNHRDVELRTALKDALTAGAAAVIDPVGGKLSEPALRSLRRGGRFVTVGFASGEIPRIPLNLVLVKGIQILGFQFGDIAPDEFARNEQELRALLTDGRVVPHVGAEFPLEEVPQALRAVADGQAIGKILIRVDGATSHPLIE